From a single bacterium HR11 genomic region:
- the ftsX gene encoding Cell division protein FtsX, whose amino-acid sequence MKRLYTWLAILQFAWMNLKRNRMTTGVSSSIIMVVLWLFGCWLQAGHWLEAWLRPYRESFILYVYLMDEADDGQRVAVERWLHESPLVRTWQFISPAEARRRFVEMFPEFRGLMDSLQTNPLPAHYEVRLAPERVETRSLQRLVADLQRLPGVAGVDYQQWWVERLGTLFRVVQWGGLLLGGVLAGMALFTVANVIRLSFFARREEVQILSLLGAHPWHVRLPFYIEGVLLGLLGGLMATALWFLSLQGANWYLRRLTMAYWSVQLQLPVLYSIAQWIVSGGLLLGLLGAVLALWMMRAEGTA is encoded by the coding sequence GTGAAGCGGTTGTACACGTGGCTGGCCATCCTGCAGTTTGCCTGGATGAACCTGAAGCGGAACCGGATGACGACGGGCGTCTCGTCGTCCATCATCATGGTCGTCCTGTGGCTGTTCGGATGCTGGCTCCAGGCGGGTCACTGGCTGGAGGCCTGGCTTCGGCCGTACCGGGAGAGTTTCATCCTGTACGTCTATCTGATGGATGAGGCCGACGACGGCCAGCGGGTCGCCGTCGAGCGATGGCTCCACGAGAGCCCTCTCGTCCGGACCTGGCAATTCATCTCCCCGGCCGAGGCCCGTCGGCGGTTCGTCGAGATGTTTCCCGAGTTCCGGGGCCTCATGGACAGCCTCCAGACGAATCCCCTGCCGGCGCACTATGAGGTCCGGTTGGCGCCCGAGCGGGTCGAGACCCGAAGCCTCCAGCGTCTGGTCGCCGACCTTCAGCGCTTGCCGGGGGTCGCCGGCGTCGATTACCAGCAGTGGTGGGTCGAGCGGCTGGGTACCCTGTTTCGGGTCGTCCAGTGGGGCGGCCTACTCCTCGGCGGGGTTTTAGCCGGGATGGCCCTCTTTACGGTGGCGAACGTCATCCGTCTCAGCTTCTTTGCCCGTCGGGAAGAAGTCCAGATTTTGAGCCTTCTCGGGGCCCATCCCTGGCACGTGCGGCTCCCTTTCTACATCGAGGGCGTCCTGTTGGGCCTCCTGGGGGGTCTGATGGCGACGGCCCTGTGGTTCCTCAGCCTGCAGGGGGCGAACTGGTATCTCCGGAGGCTGACGATGGCGTACTGGTCCGTCCAGCTCCAGCTCCCGGTCCTTTACTCGATCGCCCAGTGGATCGTCAGCGGGGGCCTCCTGCTGGGATTGCTGGGGGCCGTCCTGGCCCTATGGATGATGCGGGCCGAGGGGACGGCGTGA